The Hymenobacter baengnokdamensis genome includes a region encoding these proteins:
- a CDS encoding DUF58 domain-containing protein, with translation MSLFLTKRFFYLCTALIAGFVVAFFLPWLLGPMQVLLGAAGLLTLLDALLLFAPGKHKNFPIFGRRVLGDKLANGDDNQVQLYLESRYRFGVQVEVIDEIPHQFQRRDVLFETTIQPGQTQIITYHLRPTKRGEYEFGALNVYAASALRLVRRRFRFDQAKVVPVYPSFLQMRQYELLAIHNRLTEVGVKRIRRVGQSLEFEQIRPYASGDDPRTINWKASARRGGSPADTLVVNHFQDERAQQVFCLIDKGRVMRMPFEGLSLLDYAINATLVMSNIALLKHDKAGLITFSNKPGAMVPAERRPGHLRTILEVLYRQKTKYLETDYELLYATVRARVKQRSLLILFTNFETLQGMQRQLPYLRGLGKQHLLLVVFFENTELRAYLDAPAETTADVYNQTIAEKFQQEKRQIVLELQRYGIQALLTPPQLLTANTINKYLEFKARGLI, from the coding sequence AACCAAACGCTTCTTTTACCTCTGCACGGCGCTCATTGCGGGCTTTGTAGTAGCCTTTTTTCTGCCGTGGCTGCTGGGGCCGATGCAGGTATTGCTGGGCGCGGCCGGGCTGCTCACGCTGCTCGATGCGCTGCTGCTCTTTGCACCGGGGAAACATAAAAATTTTCCTATATTTGGCCGACGCGTGCTGGGTGATAAGCTGGCCAATGGCGACGACAACCAGGTGCAACTCTACCTGGAAAGCCGCTACCGCTTTGGAGTGCAGGTAGAAGTGATTGATGAGATTCCGCACCAGTTTCAGCGGCGCGATGTGCTATTTGAAACTACTATTCAGCCGGGGCAGACGCAGATAATCACTTACCACTTGCGGCCTACCAAGCGCGGCGAGTACGAGTTTGGGGCCCTGAACGTGTACGCGGCCTCGGCGCTGCGGCTGGTACGGCGGCGCTTTCGCTTCGACCAGGCCAAGGTGGTGCCGGTGTACCCGTCGTTTTTGCAGATGCGGCAGTACGAGCTGCTGGCTATCCATAACCGCCTCACCGAGGTGGGCGTGAAGCGCATCCGGCGCGTGGGGCAGAGCCTGGAGTTTGAGCAAATCCGGCCCTATGCCAGCGGCGACGACCCGCGCACCATCAACTGGAAAGCCAGCGCCCGGCGCGGCGGTAGTCCGGCCGACACGCTGGTTGTCAACCACTTTCAGGATGAGCGCGCCCAGCAGGTATTCTGCCTCATCGACAAGGGCCGCGTGATGCGGATGCCGTTTGAGGGCCTGAGTCTGCTCGACTATGCCATCAACGCCACGCTGGTAATGAGCAATATTGCCCTGCTCAAACACGATAAAGCGGGGCTGATTACGTTTTCCAATAAACCCGGCGCAATGGTGCCCGCCGAGCGCCGGCCGGGCCACCTGCGCACCATTCTGGAAGTACTCTATCGCCAAAAGACGAAGTACCTCGAAACCGACTACGAGCTGCTCTATGCCACGGTGCGGGCCCGCGTAAAGCAGCGCAGCTTATTGATTTTATTCACCAATTTTGAAACCTTGCAGGGAATGCAGCGTCAGCTGCCCTACCTGCGCGGCCTTGGCAAGCAGCATTTGCTGCTGGTAGTTTTCTTTGAAAACACCGAGCTACGCGCTTATCTCGACGCGCCGGCCGAAACAACGGCCGACGTGTACAACCAAACCATCGCCGAGAAATTTCAGCAGGAGAAGCGCCAGATTGTGCTCGAATTGCAGCGCTACGGCATTCAGGCGCTGCTCACGCCGCCGCAACTGCTGACGGCCAACACGATAAATAAATACCTGGAATTCAAGGCCAGGGGACTGATATGA